A genomic stretch from Desulfatitalea tepidiphila includes:
- a CDS encoding recombinase family protein produces MLDNSNVSPGKNKTLRCAIYTRKSHEEGLEQEFNSLDAQRESAEHYIEAQRMRGWTALPDRYDDGGFSGGNMERPGLRRLLADIDAGKIDVIVVYKVDRLSRSLLDFMKMIDLFNEKGVSFVSVTQHFSTTDPTGRMFLGILITFAQYEREVIAERIRDKVAAAKRRGKYCGGVPILGYDVDRDNKKLLVNPDEARTVQYIFRRFIQIGSAKKLGQELNEQGYRTKAWTTKKGKVREGSEWNTAHIYRLLNNRIYIGEIAHKDRSYPGEHEGIIDRATWDKVQAILEDNKPVKVSMARTKMVAPLKGVIRCGHCGCSMGPTYARKNGRHYTYYICQKDSKRTVSRCPLKRIPAGDIEQAVVEQLSAVFRTPTLVAKTYFAARDIEQAERERLFKQKAQLEMELSQAREQALELMKPGNDQPGKAEMLTTVNGQAVELSKQLTHVSERCRAYQGNSITEQDVSEAFQNVEGFWEDLFPVERNRLIRLLVDKVEIRETGIDMELRTNGLTTLIAELAGLACEVTERRTNR; encoded by the coding sequence ATGCTTGATAACAGCAATGTCTCGCCCGGCAAGAACAAGACCCTGCGCTGTGCCATTTATACCCGCAAGAGCCACGAGGAAGGGCTCGAACAGGAGTTCAACTCGTTGGATGCCCAACGGGAGTCGGCGGAACACTATATCGAAGCCCAGAGAATGCGTGGCTGGACGGCTCTGCCGGATCGCTACGATGACGGCGGTTTCTCAGGTGGGAACATGGAGCGCCCGGGGCTGCGCCGACTACTGGCGGACATCGACGCCGGGAAGATCGATGTGATCGTGGTCTACAAGGTCGACCGGCTGTCCCGCTCGCTACTGGACTTCATGAAAATGATCGACCTCTTTAACGAGAAGGGTGTCAGCTTCGTCTCGGTTACCCAACACTTCAGCACCACCGACCCCACCGGCCGAATGTTTCTCGGCATCCTGATCACCTTCGCCCAGTACGAGCGGGAGGTCATTGCCGAGCGTATCCGGGACAAGGTGGCGGCTGCCAAGCGCCGGGGGAAATACTGCGGCGGCGTACCCATCCTCGGATACGACGTTGACCGGGATAATAAGAAGCTGCTGGTCAACCCCGATGAGGCCAGGACGGTGCAGTACATCTTCCGCCGCTTTATCCAGATCGGCTCGGCCAAGAAGCTGGGCCAGGAGCTGAACGAACAGGGTTACCGCACCAAGGCCTGGACCACCAAGAAAGGCAAAGTCCGTGAGGGCTCCGAATGGAACACCGCCCATATCTACCGGCTGCTCAACAACCGGATCTATATCGGCGAGATCGCCCACAAGGACCGCAGTTACCCCGGCGAGCACGAAGGGATCATCGACCGGGCGACCTGGGACAAGGTGCAGGCCATCCTGGAGGACAACAAACCGGTCAAGGTATCCATGGCCAGAACCAAAATGGTCGCCCCGCTGAAAGGCGTCATCCGCTGCGGCCACTGCGGATGCTCGATGGGACCGACCTACGCCCGCAAGAACGGCCGCCACTACACCTATTACATCTGCCAGAAGGACAGCAAACGGACCGTGAGCCGGTGCCCGCTCAAACGGATTCCCGCCGGGGACATCGAGCAGGCCGTAGTCGAGCAGTTGAGTGCGGTGTTCCGCACACCGACGCTGGTGGCCAAGACCTACTTCGCCGCCCGGGACATCGAGCAGGCGGAGCGGGAGCGTCTGTTCAAGCAGAAAGCCCAGCTCGAGATGGAGCTGTCGCAGGCGCGGGAGCAGGCACTTGAACTGATGAAGCCCGGCAACGATCAGCCGGGCAAGGCCGAGATGCTGACGACCGTCAACGGCCAGGCGGTCGAGCTCTCGAAACAACTGACCCATGTGAGCGAGCGCTGCAGAGCCTACCAGGGGAACAGCATCACGGAACAGGATGTGTCGGAGGCCTTCCAGAATGTGGAGGGCTTCTGGGAAGACCTTTTCCCGGTGGAGCGGAATCGCCTCATCCGCCTCCTGGTGGACAAGGTGGAGATCCGCGAGACCGGAATCGACATGGAGCTGCGCACCAACGGACTGACAACGCTCATCGCCGAGCTGGCTGGTCTGGCATGCGAAGTCACTGAACGGAGGACAAACCGATGA
- a CDS encoding DUF2924 domain-containing protein, protein MNELQNAATGGKNQDRTRNSVLRQMALLQSMSLEQLREKWLDLYGEEPPQYKKQFLIKRLAYRIQELFYGGLSEQAKVHLQQAAKEDPVATVNRRIPEERKSNEAILPGTRLVRVWNDRRYEVIVLADGYEFEGRTFRSLSAVAREITGTRWNGKVFFGLKKVYGRKAEGGSNA, encoded by the coding sequence ATGAATGAGTTACAGAACGCCGCTACGGGCGGCAAGAATCAGGACCGAACCCGAAACTCGGTTCTTCGGCAGATGGCCCTGCTGCAATCCATGTCCCTGGAGCAGCTCCGGGAAAAATGGCTCGACCTCTACGGTGAAGAGCCGCCCCAGTACAAGAAGCAATTCCTCATCAAGAGGCTGGCCTATCGCATCCAGGAGCTTTTCTACGGCGGGCTGTCCGAGCAGGCCAAGGTCCATCTCCAGCAGGCCGCCAAGGAGGACCCGGTAGCCACTGTCAATCGACGCATCCCAGAAGAGCGGAAATCGAACGAGGCGATCCTGCCCGGAACCAGACTGGTGCGGGTCTGGAACGACCGGCGCTACGAGGTGATCGTCCTTGCCGATGGCTACGAGTTCGAAGGTCGCACCTTCCGGTCGCTCAGCGCGGTGGCCAGGGAGATCACCGGGACGCGCTGGAACGGCAAGGTCTTTTTCGGACTGAAGAAGGTTTACGGCAGAAAAGCCGAGGGAGGTTCGAATGCTTGA
- the lexA gene encoding transcriptional repressor LexA, which yields MGKAKTDEITPLQRKTLEAICRFVNAKGFPPTVKELSEIFEISPASAHDRINQLVRKGYLKREDGKSRGIAVARRPREMAAALVAVPIVGVVPAGSPILAEENITGQVLVESAVVRSGKHFALRAVGDSMVGAGINDGDLIIVRQQPIAEDGDIVVALLNNEATVKRLKIKDELIELVPENPEVRKIRIRPEDDLRVLGKVVGWKRN from the coding sequence ATGGGCAAAGCGAAGACGGATGAGATAACGCCGTTGCAGCGGAAAACGCTCGAAGCGATATGTCGTTTTGTCAATGCCAAGGGCTTCCCTCCAACGGTGAAGGAACTGAGCGAGATCTTTGAAATCAGCCCGGCGAGTGCCCACGACCGGATCAACCAACTGGTGCGCAAGGGATACCTGAAGAGAGAGGACGGGAAGTCTCGCGGCATTGCCGTCGCCCGCCGTCCCAGAGAGATGGCCGCCGCCCTGGTAGCTGTACCGATTGTGGGCGTGGTGCCCGCTGGCAGCCCCATCCTGGCCGAAGAGAACATCACCGGCCAGGTGCTGGTCGAGTCAGCCGTGGTTCGTTCCGGAAAGCACTTCGCACTCCGTGCGGTGGGTGACAGCATGGTCGGTGCCGGTATCAACGATGGTGATTTGATCATCGTGCGGCAGCAGCCCATCGCCGAGGACGGAGACATCGTTGTCGCGCTTCTCAACAACGAGGCAACCGTCAAGCGGCTGAAAATCAAAGACGAGCTCATCGAATTGGTGCCCGAGAACCCGGAGGTACGAAAGATCCGGATCAGGCCGGAGGATGACCTTCGAGTTTTAGGCAAGGTCGTTGGATGGAAACGGAATTGA